From a single Natronorubrum tibetense GA33 genomic region:
- a CDS encoding FAD binding domain-containing protein, whose translation MKPAQFEQHEPQTVEEAVSLLESLDDRAILSGGQSMVPMLRFRLAVPETVIDINRIESLDYLEEDDGWLKIGALARHADVEHSDLVDENYGSFADAAPLVADPQIRNRGTVVGGVAQADPKGDWGSVLLAHDGEVVAHGPDGERVIPAKDFFLLPYDTTLDENELVTEIRVPTPGPREGSAYHKLKRKVGDYAMVGSAARLVFDEDGRIERAGIGLTAVDITNVRATDAEEHLEGERPDSDLFKRAGELAAEQSNPESDEHGDAGYKERMVNVLTQRALGDAAERAGVVKRRVSQ comes from the coding sequence ATGAAACCGGCACAGTTCGAACAGCACGAGCCCCAGACCGTCGAGGAGGCCGTAAGCCTGCTCGAGAGCTTAGACGACCGGGCGATCCTCTCGGGCGGGCAGAGCATGGTGCCGATGCTCCGGTTCCGACTCGCGGTCCCGGAGACGGTCATCGACATCAACCGCATCGAGAGCCTCGACTACCTCGAGGAGGACGACGGTTGGCTCAAGATCGGCGCGCTCGCCCGCCACGCCGACGTCGAGCACTCCGACCTGGTCGACGAGAACTACGGCAGCTTCGCCGACGCGGCGCCGCTGGTCGCGGATCCGCAGATCCGCAATCGCGGAACGGTCGTCGGCGGCGTCGCCCAGGCGGATCCGAAGGGCGACTGGGGAAGCGTCTTGCTCGCCCACGACGGCGAGGTCGTCGCGCACGGACCGGACGGCGAGCGGGTCATCCCCGCGAAGGACTTCTTCCTGCTCCCCTACGACACGACGCTCGACGAGAACGAACTCGTCACCGAGATTCGCGTACCGACGCCGGGGCCGCGCGAGGGGAGCGCCTACCACAAGCTAAAACGGAAGGTCGGCGACTACGCGATGGTCGGCTCGGCCGCGCGGCTCGTCTTCGACGAGGACGGCCGGATCGAGCGGGCGGGGATCGGCCTCACCGCGGTCGACATCACGAACGTCCGCGCGACCGACGCCGAAGAACACCTCGAGGGCGAACGTCCCGACAGCGACCTGTTCAAACGCGCCGGGGAGTTGGCGGCCGAACAGTCGAACCCCGAGTCCGACGAGCACGGCGACGCCGGCTACAAGGAACGAATGGTGAACGTCCTCACCCAGCGCGCGCTCGGCGACGCCGCCGAACGCGCCGGGGTCGTCAAACGGAGGGTATCACAGTGA
- a CDS encoding (2Fe-2S)-binding protein has protein sequence MTDTREITLTVNGTEHTIEVEPRQLLVHAIREELDMTGTHIGCDTGNCGACTVLKDGKPIKSCLMFATQADGSELMTVEGMEELPEARGDLHPLQEGFREEHGLQCGYCTPGMLMAGKALLDENPDPSEAEIREAISGNLCRCTGYQNIVRSIEYAAEELEEGEIAAADGGVSVDDGSTSASASIDYDLSDGEFDCGAENCCGGPTTDREHGVDSGGDSR, from the coding sequence GTGACAGACACGCGAGAGATTACGCTGACGGTCAACGGAACCGAACACACGATCGAGGTCGAACCGCGCCAGCTGCTCGTGCACGCGATCAGAGAGGAACTGGACATGACCGGTACGCACATCGGCTGTGACACTGGCAACTGCGGGGCCTGTACGGTCCTCAAAGACGGGAAACCGATCAAGTCCTGTCTCATGTTCGCAACGCAAGCCGACGGGAGCGAACTCATGACCGTCGAGGGGATGGAAGAACTCCCCGAAGCGCGCGGAGACTTGCATCCGCTCCAGGAGGGCTTTCGCGAGGAACACGGCCTGCAGTGTGGCTACTGCACGCCCGGCATGCTGATGGCCGGGAAGGCGTTGCTCGACGAGAACCCGGACCCGAGCGAGGCGGAGATCCGCGAGGCGATCAGTGGCAATCTCTGTCGGTGTACCGGCTACCAGAACATCGTTCGATCGATCGAGTACGCCGCCGAGGAACTCGAGGAGGGAGAGATCGCGGCCGCTGACGGCGGCGTGAGCGTCGACGACGGGTCGACGAGCGCGTCCGCCTCGATCGACTACGACCTCTCGGACGGCGAGTTCGACTGCGGCGCGGAGAACTGCTGTGGCGGGCCGACGACGGACCGTGAGCACGGTGTCGATTCCGGCGGTGATTCGCGATGA
- a CDS encoding CoxG family protein has translation MEFDGEFELEEVPPEKAWIVLSDPVAVRNSLKGCTYITPMDDDFSFDDYEADEDLETLPEADAEDVAERAFVEGKEYAALMQVGVGSVKPRFETSVMIQERDEEDFTMTATGSGTASGSSFSMNSGMQIYPLEDGEGSRIEWWTEADISGRIAQLGSRVIEPVANKIVGNFFSDIEQQMTDVDEETDSGITDRIRGML, from the coding sequence ATGGAGTTTGACGGCGAATTCGAACTCGAGGAGGTCCCGCCAGAGAAGGCGTGGATCGTCCTCTCGGACCCGGTCGCGGTCAGGAACTCGCTGAAGGGCTGTACGTACATCACCCCGATGGACGACGACTTCAGCTTCGACGACTACGAGGCCGACGAGGATCTCGAGACGTTGCCCGAGGCCGATGCGGAGGACGTCGCCGAACGCGCGTTCGTCGAGGGCAAAGAGTACGCCGCGTTGATGCAGGTTGGCGTCGGGAGCGTCAAGCCACGGTTCGAGACCTCCGTGATGATCCAGGAACGCGACGAAGAAGACTTTACTATGACCGCCACCGGGAGCGGAACCGCGAGCGGGAGCAGCTTCAGCATGAACTCGGGAATGCAGATCTACCCGCTCGAGGACGGTGAGGGCTCGCGAATCGAGTGGTGGACCGAGGCCGACATTTCGGGCCGGATCGCGCAACTCGGCTCGCGCGTGATCGAACCCGTTGCCAACAAGATCGTCGGCAACTTCTTCAGCGACATCGAACAGCAGATGACCGACGTGGACGAGGAGACGGATTCGGGTATCACAGACCGGATCCGCGGAATGTTATGA